Proteins encoded within one genomic window of Candidatus Binataceae bacterium:
- the tatC gene encoding twin-arginine translocase subunit TatC, whose product MASEHSNTPVVVEESSSEARMPLVEHLTELRTRLIWSFVAIGVGFAVAYLFADNLFSALTWPIRDVSHGKVLLIGTGVAEAFFTKIKVALIAGLFIASPAVFYEIWKFVAPGLYEKERKLARPFVIFASLFFALGGYFCWAVVFKIGYAFFLSQYASIGITPTIRISEYLAFSSKLLLSFAITFEMPIFAFFFTKLGLIDYTMMIRYFRYAVLAIFVVAAAIAPPDMISMFLLAIPLLLLYGLSIGVAYFFKAEAPAPKSVPAAPEGTETV is encoded by the coding sequence GTGGCCAGCGAGCATAGCAATACTCCAGTCGTGGTCGAGGAAAGCTCGTCCGAGGCGCGGATGCCCCTGGTGGAGCATCTGACCGAGCTCCGCACGCGGCTGATCTGGTCGTTCGTGGCGATCGGCGTTGGCTTCGCCGTCGCGTACCTCTTCGCCGACAATTTGTTTTCGGCGCTGACGTGGCCGATCCGCGATGTATCGCATGGCAAGGTGCTGCTGATCGGCACGGGCGTCGCCGAGGCATTCTTCACAAAAATCAAGGTTGCGCTGATCGCCGGACTGTTCATCGCGAGCCCGGCGGTGTTCTACGAAATCTGGAAATTCGTCGCGCCCGGGCTCTACGAGAAAGAACGCAAGCTGGCGCGACCGTTTGTCATCTTCGCGTCGTTGTTCTTTGCGCTGGGCGGATACTTCTGTTGGGCCGTCGTCTTCAAGATCGGCTACGCATTTTTCCTGAGCCAGTACGCGAGTATCGGAATCACCCCGACGATTCGTATCAGCGAATACCTGGCGTTTTCGTCCAAGCTCCTGCTCTCGTTCGCGATCACCTTCGAGATGCCGATCTTTGCCTTCTTCTTCACGAAACTCGGCCTGATTGATTACACGATGATGATTCGCTACTTCCGCTACGCAGTGCTGGCGATCTTCGTCGTCGCCGCGGCGATTGCGCCGCCGGACATGATCTCGATGTTCCTGCTAGCGATTCCGCTGCTGCTGCTCTATGGCCTCAGTATCGGAGTGGCGTATTTCTTCAAGGCCGAGGCACCCGCACCGAAGTCCGTGCCGGCGGCGCCGGAGGGTACCGAAACGGTCTGA
- a CDS encoding DUF4911 domain-containing protein — protein sequence MTPVPHAFDSMLIAIPPEEIVLFKSIVESYDNLATMRTEDPRRHHLRIYFAPESRGEIEALLESLDGRFQIRNIGQG from the coding sequence ATGACGCCGGTGCCTCACGCGTTCGACAGCATGCTGATTGCGATTCCGCCGGAGGAGATCGTGCTCTTCAAATCGATCGTCGAGTCGTACGACAACCTCGCGACGATGCGCACGGAAGATCCGCGGCGCCATCACCTGCGGATCTATTTTGCGCCTGAAAGCCGCGGGGAGATTGAAGCGCTGCTTGAATCGCTCGACGGCCGCTTTCAGATTCGGAACATCGGCCAGGGCTAA
- the bamD gene encoding outer membrane protein assembly factor BamD, producing MKRVLAIVTALALLSAAGCSLRKKPTGEDYYAQGQANFQDHEYKAAVENYQKLIDEYPFSPYEEDAELKIGLASYQEKEYAEAIAALDDFQRMHPTSKKLDLVTYYIAMSYYDQIGREDQDQSKTEAALKRFEEIEQRFPEGSFDELAREHVAVCREMLARHDMVVGSFYYKRANFRAAESRFAELMQKYPDTPVAPDALWDLGVALEKEGKKYSAAQAFAALEKHYPHTPYGPKARVEMRKLHQAIDTEEDPLPMVLAETGYPTTQTDGSDGVTVRQRSSDLASSGGSNSTLYGEDGLPILTASNDKHGGTATDAGGSLGGAGSAGLPSGTSAPASGGVASALAASGTAAAGGSTQAPSPAGVASKIASAALPSFSPPPAPARATSSGEEFGAAFQQQQPQPPPSAPSGSAPMVPGADMMALNTANTAPPPSESLPTQVTPPPAETADSSAPPSYGSGLGHSSMQPASPIQSDTAPGSMSALANAPAPETGAATLKKIRLSSNDPPLTVIFDLTGPVSFEKSMEQNSDGTIVTVVLKDVKPDASIASHVAFNRSIFKDCDITRDSDRTTITLNMQPIISYSVVPLQEPARLLVTFTPQNPPGSEKTSANN from the coding sequence ATGAAGCGAGTCTTAGCGATAGTGACGGCGTTGGCATTGCTGTCAGCGGCGGGGTGTAGCCTGCGCAAGAAGCCAACCGGCGAGGACTATTACGCCCAAGGCCAGGCCAACTTCCAAGACCACGAATACAAGGCCGCCGTCGAGAACTACCAGAAGCTGATCGACGAGTACCCTTTCAGCCCTTATGAAGAGGACGCCGAGCTGAAGATCGGCCTCGCCTCCTACCAGGAAAAGGAATACGCCGAGGCCATCGCCGCCCTGGACGACTTCCAGCGGATGCATCCGACCAGCAAGAAGCTCGACCTCGTCACCTACTACATCGCGATGAGCTACTACGACCAGATCGGTCGCGAGGACCAGGACCAGAGCAAGACCGAGGCGGCGCTTAAGCGCTTCGAGGAAATCGAGCAGCGCTTTCCCGAGGGCAGCTTTGACGAGCTCGCCCGCGAGCACGTCGCGGTGTGCCGCGAGATGCTGGCGCGGCACGACATGGTGGTGGGCAGTTTCTATTACAAGCGCGCCAACTTCCGCGCCGCCGAATCCCGCTTCGCCGAGCTGATGCAGAAATATCCCGACACCCCGGTTGCGCCCGACGCGCTATGGGATCTCGGCGTCGCGCTGGAAAAGGAAGGCAAAAAATATTCTGCCGCGCAGGCCTTCGCCGCGCTCGAAAAGCATTATCCGCATACGCCGTATGGACCGAAGGCGCGCGTCGAAATGCGCAAGCTCCATCAGGCGATCGATACCGAAGAAGATCCGCTGCCGATGGTGCTGGCGGAGACCGGGTATCCGACCACGCAGACCGATGGCAGCGACGGCGTCACGGTTCGCCAGCGGAGTTCCGACCTCGCCTCGAGCGGCGGCAGCAATTCCACGCTGTACGGCGAGGATGGACTGCCGATCCTGACTGCCTCGAACGACAAGCATGGCGGCACTGCGACCGACGCCGGCGGATCGCTCGGCGGCGCAGGCAGCGCGGGGTTGCCCTCCGGCACGTCTGCTCCAGCCTCAGGTGGTGTCGCGTCGGCGCTGGCGGCGTCAGGCACCGCCGCGGCGGGTGGATCGACCCAGGCACCGTCACCGGCCGGCGTCGCATCTAAGATCGCGTCCGCAGCGCTGCCCTCGTTCTCGCCGCCGCCGGCACCGGCGCGCGCCACATCTTCAGGTGAAGAGTTCGGCGCTGCGTTTCAGCAGCAGCAACCGCAGCCGCCGCCATCGGCGCCGAGCGGATCCGCACCGATGGTTCCCGGCGCAGATATGATGGCGCTCAACACTGCCAACACCGCGCCGCCGCCGAGCGAATCGTTACCGACCCAGGTCACGCCGCCGCCAGCGGAAACCGCCGATTCATCGGCACCGCCCAGCTACGGTTCAGGCCTCGGTCATTCGTCAATGCAGCCCGCGAGTCCGATTCAGAGTGACACTGCGCCTGGTTCGATGAGCGCGCTCGCCAACGCGCCCGCGCCCGAGACCGGTGCGGCGACGTTGAAAAAGATCCGGCTGTCGTCGAACGATCCGCCGCTGACGGTAATCTTCGATCTCACTGGCCCCGTGAGCTTCGAGAAGAGCATGGAGCAGAACAGCGACGGCACGATCGTGACCGTCGTGCTCAAGGACGTAAAGCCCGACGCCAGTATCGCAAGCCATGTGGCCTTCAACCGCTCGATCTTCAAAGACTGCGATATCACCAGGGACTCCGATAGGACGACGATCACGCTGAACATGCAGCCGATCATCAGCTACTCAGTCGTGCCCCTCCAGGAGCCCGCGCGCCTGCTCGTGACCTTCACGCCGCAGAATCCGCCCGGCTCGGAGAAAACCAGCGCCAACAACTAA
- a CDS encoding histone deacetylase codes for MLKTAVVTDKAYLKHFAGRAHPERPQRLEAMIEMAETIHRPDLKFISPRAATTEEIAMCHFPDYIEQMEQTAKVERYDFDPDTHTCRDSYATAMLAAGGVVTAVEAVMDGAADNAFAMVRPPGHHALPNRAMGFCFFNNVAVAAEWLVRTRKLRRVMIVDWDVHHGNGTQDIFYESDEVLYFSTHQYPHYPGTGSLQEMGYGAGLGFNVNAPMAAEWGDAEYMRVFDRFLVPIARQFKPEFILISSGFDAHYRDPLASMQVTEDGFLKMTRRVKRLAAELCGGKFAAALEGGYDIEGLTNSGKAVLEELGHFADEPIAVEEGGERADRMLERARHNIGKFWNLGSFE; via the coding sequence ATGCTCAAGACCGCGGTTGTAACCGACAAGGCCTACCTCAAGCATTTTGCCGGCCGGGCCCATCCAGAACGACCGCAGCGGCTGGAAGCGATGATCGAGATGGCCGAGACGATCCATCGGCCCGATTTGAAATTCATTTCCCCGCGCGCCGCGACGACCGAAGAAATCGCCATGTGCCACTTCCCGGACTACATCGAGCAGATGGAGCAGACCGCGAAGGTCGAGCGCTACGACTTCGATCCCGATACCCATACGTGCCGCGATTCGTATGCGACCGCAATGCTCGCGGCGGGCGGCGTTGTCACGGCAGTCGAGGCGGTAATGGATGGCGCGGCCGACAACGCGTTCGCGATGGTGCGGCCGCCGGGGCATCATGCGCTGCCGAATCGCGCGATGGGCTTCTGCTTTTTCAACAACGTCGCGGTTGCCGCCGAATGGCTGGTGCGCACGCGCAAGCTCCGGCGCGTGATGATCGTCGATTGGGACGTGCATCACGGTAACGGTACCCAGGACATCTTCTATGAGTCCGATGAGGTGCTCTATTTTTCGACGCATCAGTATCCGCACTATCCCGGCACCGGCTCGCTGCAGGAGATGGGCTACGGCGCGGGCCTTGGCTTCAACGTCAACGCGCCGATGGCGGCGGAGTGGGGCGACGCCGAATACATGCGCGTGTTCGACCGCTTCCTGGTGCCGATCGCGCGCCAGTTCAAGCCGGAGTTCATCCTGATTTCATCGGGCTTCGACGCGCACTATCGCGATCCTCTCGCCTCGATGCAGGTGACTGAAGACGGGTTCCTCAAGATGACGCGGCGGGTGAAGCGGCTCGCCGCTGAGTTGTGCGGCGGCAAGTTCGCGGCCGCGCTCGAAGGCGGCTACGACATCGAGGGGCTGACCAACTCGGGCAAGGCTGTGCTTGAAGAATTGGGCCATTTCGCGGACGAGCCGATCGCGGTCGAAGAAGGGGGAGAGCGCGCCGATCGGATGCTCGAGCGCGCGCGTCACAACATTGGAAAATTCTGGAACCTCGGCAGCTTCGAGTGA
- a CDS encoding enoyl-CoA hydratase-related protein has protein sequence MADLLAEKHDHIGIIKLNRPDRMNAISVEMLSALNDRLREYDDDKEVRAIILTGEGRGFCSGLDLKDTAAGKGIGAGLSGGASHVSTRDLPTITLNRIDVPVICAINGPAAGYGFDMALGCDLRIMSDRAKLVPAFAKRGIVPESGGTWYLPRLVGWSKACEIGFIADDITPERALEFGLANKVVPHDDLMKESETWAAKIAANAPLAVRAIKRLYRHGLSQDFESHSHHVLMQLLTLFRSGDFQEGLQAFMSKRPPEFKGR, from the coding sequence GTGGCAGACTTGCTCGCCGAAAAACACGATCACATCGGAATCATCAAGCTCAACCGGCCCGATCGCATGAACGCGATCAGCGTCGAGATGCTTTCCGCGCTCAACGACCGGCTTCGCGAGTATGACGACGACAAGGAAGTTCGCGCGATTATCCTGACCGGCGAGGGGCGCGGGTTCTGCAGCGGCCTCGATCTCAAGGACACCGCCGCCGGCAAAGGAATCGGCGCGGGGCTTTCAGGCGGCGCCTCGCACGTCAGCACGCGCGACCTGCCGACGATCACGCTCAACCGAATCGACGTTCCCGTTATCTGCGCGATCAACGGACCGGCGGCAGGCTACGGCTTCGACATGGCGCTCGGATGCGACCTGAGAATCATGAGCGATCGCGCCAAGCTCGTGCCGGCGTTCGCCAAGCGCGGCATCGTGCCCGAGAGCGGCGGCACGTGGTACCTGCCGCGTCTGGTCGGATGGTCCAAGGCGTGCGAGATCGGATTTATCGCCGACGACATCACGCCCGAGCGGGCGCTCGAATTCGGCCTCGCCAACAAGGTGGTCCCGCACGACGATCTCATGAAGGAATCCGAAACGTGGGCGGCGAAGATCGCGGCCAATGCTCCGCTCGCGGTGCGCGCGATCAAGCGGCTTTACCGCCACGGCCTCAGCCAGGACTTCGAATCGCACTCGCATCATGTGCTGATGCAGTTGCTGACGCTCTTTCGCTCCGGCGATTTCCAGGAAGGGTTGCAGGCGTTCATGAGCAAGCGCCCGCCCGAATTCAAGGGCAGGTAG
- a CDS encoding FHA domain-containing protein — protein MASQPEAARGDSATGEVKGRLVAIGGGAEYPLDKPLLKVGSHRSNDIVLDDTTVSRNHATIARRLGRFTLTDLDSTNGTIVNGKRIKGAAILKPGDEVRFGAMRFAFLTGATIARRRTRPMLAIALLAMFAVGFAAARYFLGPRPIHTATVAIRQSLEAKTASSAAPSASAGNSSVPVYSAAAAPAPEWLQRLNSYRDMAKLAPAGEDDSLATADAKHVAYLFTNYADDIMHGIMPGLEMHQESSDKPGYSADGLYAAQHSDVDFMWWRGSYKQHMETWAIDDWITGAFHRLPLLSPRLERVGYAQQCENQMCVAAMNAQTDVEHAAATTMYKIPVAFPPDGATLALKWFTMEVPNPLSSCPDYQKPTGVPITLQLGNFIAIKLDNYSLKEADSGDEVEACGFDSSTYTNPDPAIQAAARASLNAFGTVVVIPRQPLKPGASYNVEMTASGKKYNWQFSVAP, from the coding sequence ATGGCTTCGCAGCCTGAGGCTGCGCGCGGCGATAGCGCGACGGGGGAGGTCAAAGGCCGGCTGGTGGCGATCGGCGGCGGCGCGGAGTATCCGCTCGACAAGCCGCTCTTGAAAGTCGGCAGCCATCGCAGCAACGACATCGTTCTCGACGATACGACCGTGTCGCGCAATCACGCGACGATCGCGCGGCGGCTCGGGCGCTTCACGCTCACCGATCTCGATTCGACCAACGGCACGATCGTCAACGGCAAACGCATCAAAGGCGCGGCGATTCTAAAGCCCGGCGACGAAGTTCGCTTCGGCGCGATGCGCTTTGCGTTTCTGACCGGTGCAACGATCGCGCGCAGACGCACGCGGCCAATGCTCGCGATCGCGCTCCTCGCGATGTTCGCCGTGGGCTTCGCCGCGGCGCGCTACTTCCTCGGCCCGCGGCCGATTCACACTGCGACGGTGGCGATCAGGCAATCGCTCGAAGCGAAGACCGCGAGCAGCGCGGCGCCGTCGGCATCGGCCGGTAATAGCTCGGTCCCGGTTTATTCAGCCGCGGCGGCGCCTGCGCCGGAATGGCTCCAGCGGCTCAATTCGTATCGCGATATGGCCAAGCTCGCGCCCGCGGGCGAGGATGACTCGCTTGCTACAGCCGACGCGAAGCACGTGGCGTATCTTTTCACCAACTATGCTGACGACATCATGCACGGCATCATGCCGGGCCTCGAGATGCACCAGGAATCGAGCGACAAACCGGGCTACTCGGCGGACGGCCTTTACGCCGCACAGCATAGCGATGTTGACTTCATGTGGTGGAGAGGCAGCTATAAGCAACATATGGAAACGTGGGCGATCGATGACTGGATCACCGGCGCGTTTCATCGCCTGCCGCTGCTGAGCCCGCGCCTCGAGCGAGTCGGCTACGCACAGCAGTGCGAGAATCAGATGTGCGTTGCCGCGATGAATGCGCAGACCGACGTCGAGCACGCCGCCGCGACGACGATGTATAAGATCCCGGTCGCGTTTCCGCCCGACGGCGCCACGCTCGCGCTCAAGTGGTTCACGATGGAAGTGCCGAATCCGCTCAGCAGTTGCCCCGATTACCAAAAGCCTACGGGCGTGCCGATCACGCTCCAACTCGGCAATTTCATCGCGATCAAACTCGACAACTACTCGCTGAAAGAGGCCGACTCGGGCGACGAGGTCGAGGCCTGCGGCTTCGATTCGAGCACCTACACCAACCCCGACCCCGCCATCCAGGCTGCCGCCCGCGCGTCGCTCAATGCCTTCGGCACAGTCGTCGTGATTCCACGGCAGCCGCTCAAACCGGGAGCCAGCTACAATGTCGAGATGACCGCCAGTGGCAAGAAGTACAACTGGCAGTTCTCAGTGGCGCCATGA
- a CDS encoding glycoside hydrolase family 15 protein, protein MATLLDKPVASGAPGIHPRWTRSAKDVVCTAYSSVSRVWFTASNGVLNEIYFPTIDQPQVRDLQFLITDGETFFHEERRHLISKTEYLSEAGLGVRIQSHDPNERYSIVKEVLADPHQPSVIMRVTLEGDPDLLAKLHMYAILAPHLEVGGANNNGNVTQIVGHEFLTAHKADAWLAFGASAPFAKRSCGYVGTTDGWQDIRHNLGLSHEFAAALDGNIALTGEIDLRRGYTFKLGIGFGRTLHRAVTTLFQSLGTPFEEHHTRFLEQWDRASRHMHPLEKWAGDGGSLYRRSRELLLAHEDKNYPGAMIASLSIPWGEAKGDEDLGGYHLVWTRDLVNSATGLIASGDTATALRALIYLACSQRPDGGFPQNFWIDGEPYWNGIQLDEVAFPIMLAWRLNRLNALKDFDPYPLVRSAAAYLIMHGPATPQERWEENSGYSPSTLASNIAGLICAAAFARERGDELTGRFLEEYADFLESHIEQWTVTNHGKIVPGITRHYVRINPISADDPNPDETLDGKMVHIQNRPPGSQADFPVEEVVDGGFLELVRYGIRNANDPLMTDSVHVIDAAIRTDLPQGPCWRRYTHDGYGQHDDGGPFTGWGRGRPWPLLTGERGHYELAAGRDIMPYLLAMEAFANSTQLLPEQVWDGDDIPRALLYRGRQTGAAMPLMWAHAEYIKLLRSRADGGVFDLIPEVSRRYLESRAPRRPFEVWKHNRRARSIPAGGLLRIQALEPFTFHWSSDNWSTTHDSFAISTPIGIEYVDIEVPSGGTSAIVFTFRYANGDRWEGVNFTVNVT, encoded by the coding sequence ATGGCTACATTGCTCGACAAACCAGTCGCATCAGGCGCGCCCGGAATCCATCCGCGATGGACGCGCAGCGCCAAGGACGTCGTATGTACGGCTTATTCATCGGTAAGCCGCGTATGGTTCACCGCCTCCAACGGCGTGTTGAACGAGATCTACTTCCCGACTATCGATCAGCCGCAAGTGCGCGACCTGCAGTTCCTCATCACCGATGGCGAGACGTTCTTCCACGAGGAACGGCGCCATCTGATTTCAAAGACCGAGTACCTGTCCGAGGCCGGGCTCGGTGTGCGTATCCAAAGCCACGATCCCAACGAGCGCTACAGTATCGTCAAGGAAGTTCTCGCCGATCCGCATCAACCATCGGTCATCATGCGTGTCACGCTCGAGGGCGATCCCGATCTGCTCGCGAAGCTGCACATGTACGCGATTCTCGCGCCGCATCTCGAGGTCGGCGGCGCCAACAACAACGGCAATGTCACGCAGATCGTTGGCCACGAATTTTTGACCGCTCACAAGGCCGACGCGTGGTTGGCTTTCGGCGCGTCGGCACCTTTTGCTAAGCGCTCATGTGGCTACGTCGGCACGACTGACGGATGGCAGGACATCAGACACAATCTGGGGCTCAGCCACGAGTTCGCCGCCGCGCTTGACGGTAATATTGCGCTCACCGGCGAGATCGATTTGCGCCGCGGCTATACCTTCAAGCTCGGCATCGGTTTCGGCCGCACGCTCCATCGTGCGGTTACTACACTTTTTCAGTCACTCGGCACGCCCTTCGAGGAGCATCACACGCGCTTTCTCGAGCAATGGGACCGCGCCTCGCGCCATATGCATCCGCTGGAGAAGTGGGCCGGCGATGGCGGCTCGCTTTATCGCCGCTCGCGCGAGCTGCTGCTCGCTCACGAGGACAAGAACTATCCAGGCGCGATGATTGCCTCACTCAGCATCCCGTGGGGCGAAGCAAAGGGCGACGAGGATCTCGGCGGATACCATCTGGTGTGGACGCGAGATCTCGTCAACAGCGCGACCGGACTAATCGCCTCGGGCGACACTGCCACTGCTTTACGGGCGTTAATCTACCTCGCATGCTCGCAGCGGCCCGACGGCGGCTTCCCGCAGAACTTCTGGATCGACGGCGAGCCGTACTGGAACGGTATCCAGCTCGACGAAGTTGCCTTTCCAATCATGCTTGCCTGGCGGCTCAACCGCCTCAACGCCCTCAAGGATTTCGATCCCTATCCTCTGGTCCGCTCGGCCGCGGCGTATCTCATCATGCACGGCCCCGCAACGCCGCAGGAACGCTGGGAAGAGAACAGCGGCTACTCGCCCTCGACGCTCGCCAGCAACATCGCGGGATTGATCTGCGCTGCGGCCTTCGCACGCGAGCGCGGCGACGAGCTGACGGGCCGCTTCCTCGAGGAATACGCTGACTTCCTCGAATCGCACATCGAGCAGTGGACTGTTACCAACCACGGAAAGATCGTCCCCGGCATCACGCGCCACTATGTGCGTATCAATCCGATTTCCGCCGACGATCCGAATCCCGACGAGACGCTCGACGGCAAGATGGTCCATATTCAGAATCGCCCACCCGGCTCGCAGGCGGATTTCCCCGTCGAGGAAGTCGTTGATGGTGGATTCCTGGAGCTCGTACGCTATGGGATTCGCAACGCCAACGATCCGCTGATGACAGATTCCGTGCACGTGATCGATGCCGCAATCCGCACCGATCTGCCCCAGGGTCCATGCTGGCGGCGCTACACGCACGACGGCTACGGGCAGCACGATGACGGCGGTCCTTTCACCGGATGGGGCCGCGGGCGGCCGTGGCCGCTGCTCACCGGCGAGCGCGGGCATTACGAGCTCGCGGCGGGCCGCGACATTATGCCGTATCTGCTTGCGATGGAGGCCTTCGCCAACTCGACCCAGCTATTGCCCGAGCAGGTATGGGACGGCGACGACATCCCACGTGCGCTGCTATATCGTGGACGCCAAACCGGCGCCGCCATGCCGCTGATGTGGGCGCATGCGGAGTACATCAAGCTTCTCAGGTCGCGCGCCGACGGCGGCGTGTTCGATCTGATTCCGGAAGTCTCGCGCCGTTACCTGGAAAGCCGCGCTCCGCGCCGCCCGTTCGAGGTCTGGAAGCATAATCGCCGCGCGCGCTCGATTCCGGCGGGCGGCCTGCTGCGCATCCAGGCGCTTGAGCCCTTCACGTTTCACTGGAGCAGTGACAACTGGTCAACAACGCACGATAGCTTCGCGATTTCGACACCGATCGGAATCGAGTACGTCGATATCGAAGTGCCGAGTGGCGGCACGAGCGCCATCGTGTTCACCTTCAGATACGCGAACGGCGATCGCTGGGAAGGCGTGAACTTCACCGTGAACGTGACTTAG
- a CDS encoding twin-arginine translocase TatA/TatE family subunit — translation MEIIVLLAIALIVLGPERMPEMVRAAAKVLRELRSASNMVMRELSEGLDDDLTTMRPARRVEPEPPKPVEPPTEKT, via the coding sequence ATGGAAATAATCGTGCTGCTGGCGATTGCGTTGATCGTGCTCGGGCCCGAGCGCATGCCCGAGATGGTGCGCGCGGCGGCCAAGGTCCTGCGCGAGTTGCGCTCTGCCAGCAACATGGTGATGCGCGAGCTGAGCGAGGGTCTCGATGACGACCTGACCACGATGCGTCCGGCGCGCCGCGTCGAACCCGAGCCGCCAAAACCCGTCGAACCGCCCACCGAAAAAACATAG
- a CDS encoding M20/M25/M40 family metallo-hydrolase, whose protein sequence is MKTSWQTFQDEALDKLRALVRLDTTNPPGNERIAVDYIAGVLGRDGIECVIREGAPTRANLVTKIAGRDSTKGALMLSSHTDVVPVERSGWTREPFSGEIADGCLWGRGSIDMKSKGAMDLMLMIALKRAGVAPDRDLILAAVADEEAGSEDGAKFLVERYPDLVRAAFVLNEVGGFTVHVGPRRFYPIQVAEKGFVTVKMKVTAPPGHGSMPRRDTAISRMAELITKITKTPMRQKVNPVVRNALKEMGLQIEAAGALFAPMLSNTVSPTILNSGYKDNVIPGEATLVLDGRTLPGEDPESFMAELRAIVGPEPTFELLRTAPPVETSANTPLFDLIRERVEANDPGSRAIPWMIPGATDNKFYSLLGAACYGFSPVKLERHVPFGSLFHGNDERIPIDGFQWGLKVYTEVVLNFVGIKFDDVFC, encoded by the coding sequence ATGAAGACCTCATGGCAGACTTTCCAGGATGAAGCGCTCGACAAGCTCCGCGCGCTCGTCCGCCTCGATACCACCAACCCTCCCGGCAACGAGCGGATCGCCGTCGATTACATCGCAGGCGTGCTCGGCCGCGACGGTATTGAATGCGTCATTCGCGAGGGCGCGCCGACCCGCGCCAACCTCGTGACAAAGATCGCTGGACGCGATTCGACCAAAGGCGCGCTGATGCTCTCCTCGCATACCGACGTTGTTCCGGTCGAGCGCTCAGGATGGACACGCGAGCCGTTCAGCGGCGAAATCGCCGACGGCTGCCTATGGGGCCGCGGCTCGATCGACATGAAGTCCAAGGGTGCGATGGACTTGATGCTCATGATCGCGCTCAAGCGCGCGGGCGTCGCGCCCGACCGCGATCTGATTCTCGCCGCCGTCGCCGACGAGGAAGCGGGCTCCGAGGACGGCGCCAAGTTTCTCGTCGAGCGTTATCCGGACCTCGTGCGCGCCGCGTTCGTGCTCAACGAGGTGGGCGGCTTCACCGTGCACGTCGGGCCGCGCCGCTTTTATCCGATCCAGGTGGCGGAGAAGGGTTTCGTCACGGTGAAGATGAAAGTCACGGCGCCGCCGGGACACGGCTCGATGCCGCGGCGCGACACGGCGATCTCGCGGATGGCGGAGCTGATCACGAAGATCACGAAAACGCCGATGCGGCAGAAGGTCAATCCGGTGGTGCGCAATGCGCTCAAGGAAATGGGGCTTCAGATCGAAGCCGCGGGCGCGCTCTTCGCCCCAATGCTCTCCAACACGGTCTCGCCGACGATTCTCAACTCCGGCTACAAGGACAACGTGATTCCAGGCGAAGCGACGCTCGTGCTCGACGGGCGCACGCTGCCGGGCGAGGATCCGGAGAGCTTCATGGCCGAGCTGCGCGCGATCGTCGGCCCCGAGCCGACGTTCGAGCTGCTCCGCACCGCGCCACCGGTCGAGACCAGCGCCAACACTCCGCTTTTCGATTTAATTCGCGAGCGTGTCGAGGCCAACGATCCAGGCTCGCGCGCAATCCCGTGGATGATCCCGGGAGCGACCGACAACAAGTTCTATTCGCTGCTCGGCGCGGCGTGTTACGGATTCTCGCCGGTCAAACTCGAGCGCCACGTTCCATTCGGCTCGCTATTTCACGGCAACGACGAGCGGATTCCGATCGACGGCTTTCAGTGGGGACTCAAGGTCTATACGGAAGTGGTGTTGAACTTCGTCGGGATCAAATTCGACGACGTGTTCTGCTAG